The proteins below come from a single Mucilaginibacter mali genomic window:
- a CDS encoding DUF1800 domain-containing protein: MNNARQIKHLYARAGFGIRFEDLHDRVNWSIKKTVKKLFETSAVSQPITVVDENLDLRYHKDQTEEEKKVIQDLRNKQEKGLNAAWFTQMNDSEAQLREKMTLFWHNHFACNIGNSYYAQQLNNIQRANALGNFKTLLIQVSQTPAMLQFLNNQQNVKAHPNENFARELMELFTIGRGHYTEQDIKESARAFTGWQYDGKTASYVFRPGVHDTGLKTFMNNTANFCGEDIIDIILKNPLTAKYICTKLYKYLVNEVPDDTHVEQMTNVFYKGNYEIGPLLEFVFTSDWFYEDKNTGNLVKSPVEFLVGLNRQFYVKYDNPDVLLQFQRTLGQVLFRPPNVAGWPGGRSWIDSSSLMYRMKIPSTVLSAGVIDFSGKATPEDEAYLASMRKQQFSVIKRTQSVPDWDKFLQRIPMKTTHQEVAEFMLEPKLNTTLVAEVNRMTDIKTMVIQVVSTPEYQLC; the protein is encoded by the coding sequence ATGAATAACGCCAGGCAAATTAAACACTTGTACGCGCGGGCCGGCTTTGGCATCCGGTTTGAAGACCTGCACGACCGCGTCAACTGGTCCATTAAAAAAACCGTAAAAAAGCTTTTTGAAACATCGGCCGTAAGCCAGCCCATTACCGTGGTTGACGAAAACCTTGACCTGCGCTATCATAAAGATCAAACCGAAGAAGAAAAAAAGGTGATACAGGACCTGCGCAACAAGCAGGAAAAAGGCCTTAACGCTGCCTGGTTTACACAGATGAATGATAGCGAGGCCCAACTGCGCGAAAAGATGACCCTGTTTTGGCACAACCATTTTGCCTGCAACATTGGCAACTCGTATTATGCCCAGCAACTAAACAATATACAACGCGCCAATGCCTTAGGTAATTTTAAAACCCTGCTGATACAGGTATCGCAAACGCCGGCCATGTTGCAGTTTTTAAATAACCAGCAAAACGTAAAGGCGCACCCTAACGAGAACTTCGCGCGCGAGTTGATGGAGCTGTTTACCATTGGCCGCGGGCATTATACCGAGCAGGATATTAAAGAATCGGCCCGGGCTTTTACCGGCTGGCAGTACGACGGAAAAACGGCCAGCTACGTTTTTCGCCCCGGTGTGCACGATACTGGTTTGAAGACCTTTATGAACAATACCGCAAATTTTTGCGGTGAGGACATTATCGATATCATCCTTAAAAATCCGTTAACGGCCAAATACATCTGCACCAAACTGTATAAATATTTGGTGAATGAGGTGCCCGACGATACCCACGTAGAGCAAATGACCAATGTGTTTTACAAGGGCAATTACGAGATCGGCCCGCTATTGGAATTTGTGTTTACATCCGACTGGTTTTATGAGGATAAGAATACCGGAAACCTGGTAAAATCGCCGGTGGAGTTTTTAGTGGGACTGAACCGCCAGTTTTATGTGAAATATGATAACCCCGATGTGCTGCTGCAGTTTCAACGTACGCTGGGGCAGGTGCTGTTTCGCCCGCCAAATGTGGCAGGTTGGCCCGGCGGCCGCAGTTGGATAGACAGCTCATCGCTGATGTACCGCATGAAGATCCCATCAACCGTGCTGAGCGCCGGGGTGATAGACTTTAGCGGCAAGGCCACGCCCGAGGATGAGGCCTACCTGGCATCTATGCGAAAGCAACAATTTAGCGTGATCAAACGGACACAATCGGTACCGGATTGGGACAAGTTTTTGCAGCGGATCCCCATGAAAACAACGCACCAGGAAGTAGCCGAATTTATGCTGGAGCCTAAGCTTAACACCACCCTGGTTGCCGAAGTAAACAGGATGACAGATATAAAAACAATGGTGATACAGGTGGTGAGCACGCCGGAGTATCAGCTTTGCTAG
- a CDS encoding DUF1501 domain-containing protein, which produces MERRDFLKKTALASGALMIPAFLKPFEAFAMDALSGYKNLVIIQLSGGNDGLNTVVPFGNDIYYQKRKTIALAQDKVIGLTDMLGLNPNLSALKEIYDQGWMSIINSVGYPNPDRSHFRSMDIWQTGSDANQFLTTGWIGRYLDSNCQTCSNPYTAIEVDDTLSLAMKGANLKGIAVQDPNRLFQSTREPFFKDLVQDKHDAAHLSEDNLGYLYKTMIETYSSADYIQKTSKTYNVTATYPATGLGNQLKNISKFINSGLQTRIYYVSLGGFDTHVGQQDQQGRQLKTYGDAVAAFVKDLKSTGKLDDTLIMTFSEFGRRVEQNASNGTDHGTANNVFIFGGKLAKAGIYNDAPNLNDLENGDLKYQVDFRDVYATLLDKWLEVNNSQVLNKNFSGLNFI; this is translated from the coding sequence ATGGAAAGAAGAGACTTTTTAAAGAAAACAGCGCTGGCATCGGGCGCGTTGATGATACCGGCTTTTTTAAAGCCGTTCGAGGCCTTTGCCATGGATGCCCTGAGCGGGTATAAAAACCTGGTCATCATCCAGCTATCGGGCGGCAACGATGGTTTGAATACCGTGGTTCCCTTTGGTAACGACATCTATTACCAAAAGCGCAAAACCATTGCGCTTGCGCAGGATAAGGTGATTGGCCTGACCGATATGCTGGGGCTTAACCCTAACTTATCGGCCCTGAAGGAAATTTACGATCAGGGTTGGATGAGCATCATCAATTCGGTAGGGTATCCCAATCCGGACAGGTCGCACTTCCGGTCGATGGATATCTGGCAAACCGGCAGTGATGCCAATCAGTTTCTTACCACCGGCTGGATAGGCCGCTACCTGGATAGCAATTGCCAAACCTGCAGCAACCCGTATACGGCTATAGAGGTGGATGATACCCTCTCGCTGGCGATGAAGGGGGCTAATTTGAAGGGCATTGCCGTGCAGGACCCCAACCGCCTGTTTCAAAGTACCCGCGAACCCTTTTTTAAAGACCTGGTGCAGGATAAGCACGATGCCGCACACCTGAGCGAGGATAACCTGGGCTACTTGTACAAAACCATGATAGAGACGTATTCATCGGCAGATTATATTCAAAAAACATCCAAAACGTACAACGTAACAGCAACCTACCCTGCAACCGGTCTTGGTAACCAGCTGAAGAATATTTCCAAATTCATTAACTCGGGTTTGCAAACACGTATCTACTATGTATCGCTGGGAGGTTTTGATACACACGTTGGCCAGCAGGATCAGCAAGGCCGGCAGTTAAAAACATATGGCGATGCAGTTGCTGCCTTTGTAAAAGACCTGAAGTCGACTGGAAAACTGGATGATACCCTGATCATGACCTTCTCTGAATTTGGCCGCCGGGTAGAACAGAACGCCAGCAACGGCACCGACCACGGTACAGCCAACAATGTATTTATCTTCGGCGGCAAGCTGGCCAAAGCAGGTATCTATAACGATGCGCCCAATCTAAACGATCTGGAAAATGGAGACCTAAAATACCAGGTAGATTTTAGGGATGTTTACGCCACTCTTTTAGATAAATGGCTGGAGGTAAACAACAGCCAGGTGCTGAAT